From the Salmo trutta chromosome 2, fSalTru1.1, whole genome shotgun sequence genome, one window contains:
- the LOC115151704 gene encoding pyruvate dehydrogenase E1 component subunit alpha, mitochondrial isoform X1 codes for MQNMLTLISNVFRLGNASKNVGAQTVSEGARMVASTRSFADFTPQASFDIKKCELHRLEEGPSETAVLTREQGLQYYRTMQTIRRMELKADQLYKQKIIRGFCHLYDGQEACAMGIEAGINPTDHLITAYRAHGYTFTRGVSVREILAELTGRRGGVAKGKGGSMHMYAKHFYGGNGIVGAQVPLGAGVALACQYQGNNQVCVALYGDGAANQGQIFESFNMAALWKLPCIFICENNKFGMGTSIERSSASTEYFKRGDYIPGIKVDGMDVLCVREAIKFAADYCRAGKGPIVMELETYRYHGHSMSDPGVSYRSREEIQEVRSKSDPITMLKERMLSNNMASVEEIKEIDVEIRKVIEDAAQFAISDPEPPLDELCNHIFANNPPMEVRGTNPWVKLKSVS; via the exons ATGCAAAATATGTTGACCCTCATCTCGAACGTGTTCCGACTGGGCAACGCCAGCAAGAATGTG GGAGCCCAAACGGTGTCAGAG ggggCCAGGATGGTGGCGTCCACACGCTCCTTCGCTGACTTCACCCCACAGGCCAGCTTTGACATCAAG AAGTGTGAGCTGCACCGTCTGGAGGAGGGCCCCTCTGAGACGGCGGTGTTGACCAGAGAACAGGGCCTCCAGTACTACAGGACTATGCAGACCATAAGACGCATGGAGCTGAAGGCTGACCAGCTGTACAAGCAGAAGATCATCAGAGGCTTCTGTCACCTCTACGACGGAcag GAGGCGTGTGCGATGGGTATCGAGGCGGGCATCAACCCAACAGACCACCTGATCACAGCGTACCGCGCCCACGGCTACACCTTCACAAGGGGCGTGTCTGTCAGAGAGATCTTGGCTGAACTCACAG gtCGTAGAGGGGGTGTGGCCAAGGGTAAAGGTGGTTCTATGCACATGTACGCTAAACACTTCTATGGAGGGAACGGAATCGTGGGGGCTCAG gTTCCATTAGGGGCAGGTGTGGCACTAGCCTGTCAGTACCAAGGCAACAACCAGGTGTGCGTGGCGCTGTACGGAGACGGAGCAGCCAATCAG GGCCAGATCTTTGAGTCGTTCaacatggcagctctgtggaAGCTGCCGTGTATCTTCATCTGTGAGAACAACAAGTTTGGCATGGGGACGTCTATAGAGAGATCCTCTGCTAGCACGGAGTACTTCAAGAGAGGAGACTATATACCTGGAATCaag GTGGATGGCATGGACGTTCTGTGTGTGAGGGAGGCCATCAAGTTTGCTGCAGACtactgcagagctgggaag GGTCCTATTGTGATGGAGCTGGAGACCTACCGTTACCATGGACACAGCATGAGTGACCCCGGGGTTAG CTACCGTTCACGTGAGGAAATCCAGGAAGTGCGCAGTAAGAGTGACCCCATAACCATGCTGAAGGAGCGTATGCTGTCCAACAACATGGCTTCTGTGGAGGAGATCAAG GAGATAGATGTAGAGATCAGGAAGGTGATCGAGGACGCGGCCCAGTTTGCGATCTCTGACCCTGAGCCGCCATTGGACGAGCTCTGCAACCACATCTTCGCCAACAATCCACCCATGGAGGTCCGTGGGACCAACCCCTGGGTCAAACTGAAGTCTGtcagctag
- the LOC115151704 gene encoding pyruvate dehydrogenase E1 component subunit alpha, mitochondrial isoform X2: protein MQNMLTLISNVFRLGNASKNVGARMVASTRSFADFTPQASFDIKKCELHRLEEGPSETAVLTREQGLQYYRTMQTIRRMELKADQLYKQKIIRGFCHLYDGQEACAMGIEAGINPTDHLITAYRAHGYTFTRGVSVREILAELTGRRGGVAKGKGGSMHMYAKHFYGGNGIVGAQVPLGAGVALACQYQGNNQVCVALYGDGAANQGQIFESFNMAALWKLPCIFICENNKFGMGTSIERSSASTEYFKRGDYIPGIKVDGMDVLCVREAIKFAADYCRAGKGPIVMELETYRYHGHSMSDPGVSYRSREEIQEVRSKSDPITMLKERMLSNNMASVEEIKEIDVEIRKVIEDAAQFAISDPEPPLDELCNHIFANNPPMEVRGTNPWVKLKSVS from the exons ATGCAAAATATGTTGACCCTCATCTCGAACGTGTTCCGACTGGGCAACGCCAGCAAGAATGTG ggggCCAGGATGGTGGCGTCCACACGCTCCTTCGCTGACTTCACCCCACAGGCCAGCTTTGACATCAAG AAGTGTGAGCTGCACCGTCTGGAGGAGGGCCCCTCTGAGACGGCGGTGTTGACCAGAGAACAGGGCCTCCAGTACTACAGGACTATGCAGACCATAAGACGCATGGAGCTGAAGGCTGACCAGCTGTACAAGCAGAAGATCATCAGAGGCTTCTGTCACCTCTACGACGGAcag GAGGCGTGTGCGATGGGTATCGAGGCGGGCATCAACCCAACAGACCACCTGATCACAGCGTACCGCGCCCACGGCTACACCTTCACAAGGGGCGTGTCTGTCAGAGAGATCTTGGCTGAACTCACAG gtCGTAGAGGGGGTGTGGCCAAGGGTAAAGGTGGTTCTATGCACATGTACGCTAAACACTTCTATGGAGGGAACGGAATCGTGGGGGCTCAG gTTCCATTAGGGGCAGGTGTGGCACTAGCCTGTCAGTACCAAGGCAACAACCAGGTGTGCGTGGCGCTGTACGGAGACGGAGCAGCCAATCAG GGCCAGATCTTTGAGTCGTTCaacatggcagctctgtggaAGCTGCCGTGTATCTTCATCTGTGAGAACAACAAGTTTGGCATGGGGACGTCTATAGAGAGATCCTCTGCTAGCACGGAGTACTTCAAGAGAGGAGACTATATACCTGGAATCaag GTGGATGGCATGGACGTTCTGTGTGTGAGGGAGGCCATCAAGTTTGCTGCAGACtactgcagagctgggaag GGTCCTATTGTGATGGAGCTGGAGACCTACCGTTACCATGGACACAGCATGAGTGACCCCGGGGTTAG CTACCGTTCACGTGAGGAAATCCAGGAAGTGCGCAGTAAGAGTGACCCCATAACCATGCTGAAGGAGCGTATGCTGTCCAACAACATGGCTTCTGTGGAGGAGATCAAG GAGATAGATGTAGAGATCAGGAAGGTGATCGAGGACGCGGCCCAGTTTGCGATCTCTGACCCTGAGCCGCCATTGGACGAGCTCTGCAACCACATCTTCGCCAACAATCCACCCATGGAGGTCCGTGGGACCAACCCCTGGGTCAAACTGAAGTCTGtcagctag